Below is a genomic region from Anabas testudineus chromosome 13, fAnaTes1.2, whole genome shotgun sequence.
TTATCAGCAAGTTTAACAtctagtttattattattacttgtcAGATTCTATCACCTGTGTGCGGTGTCAGCCTGAATTCTGGTCCAATGACAGAAGAGATGCCTGTGTGaagaaggaagcagagtttctatcatatgaagaaattatgggagcactgctcactgcagcatctttatttggaacatgcatgactgctgttgtagcattcatcttcttcagatacaggaaaactcctattgtcagggccaacaactctgagctgagcttcctgctgctcttctccttgactctgtgtttcctgtgttctctgacctttatcggccgaccctctgagtggtcctgcatgctgagacacacagcattcggcatcacctttgtcctctgtatctcttgtgttctggggaaaactatggtggtgttaatggccttcagggcttcacttccaggcagtaatgtgatgaaatggtttggaccaacacagcagagactcagtgttcTGGCTTTCACTCTCATCCAGGTTGTAATATGTTTCCTCTGGTTAacaatttctcctccttttccatttaagaATTTGAAGGAAATCAAAGATAAAATCATCTTAGAATGTGCTCTGGGTTCAACTGTGGGATTTTGGGCTGTACTTGGGTACATAGGCCTTctggcctctttctgtttcattcttgcttttttggctcggaaactacctgataacttcaatgaggccaaatttatcaccttcagcatgttgatcttctgtgcagtgtggatcacttttattccagcttatgtcagctctcctgggaaattcagtgttgctgtagagatatttgctattctggcctccagttttggactgttaatttgtatttttattccaaaatgttacattatcttactgagaccagagaagaatacaaaaaagaatatgatgGGGAGAGAAGCATCAGAAGCAGtctgaaattataaaaaatatgaaaaaatatacTTAATAGTGGTATTTTACAGatctatgtttttttccactgtatgtAATTGTTTTGTGATCATATATTAAAGGCTTAATTGCAGTTTATACAATGTAATATACGatcataattaatttaattatgcAGAAATACATACAGCAATGCTTAGTGACTCTCTTATTCCAAGCATTTGACATTTgcaaaatatacacaaacattttgttgcatttttgtgtAACTATCTGTATTTGAGATCTTAAGGATATATTTAATAAAGATAGATATATTTAAACCATTGTTTCCTCAAGCtagctttaaaaatgtaatatctgTAAAACCAATGTTCTTTGCTATAATTGataacaataaaatcaaaaatgttGCCAAATGGACCGGTTTTCATTCTGGTATCTTTTTAATGGTTCATATCAACAAAGATTTATTTTAGTTCAGTGGAACAGTAGAACactttaaaactaataataCTGTACACAGAAGTTTGAGTAGTTATTAAGGAACAAATAACTAATGCCCTGATATGGAAcctgaaaaataacaataataagtTCCAGGACAGACTGGAAGATTGTCAAAGACAGCAAAGAAAAGTTTGGTATCAGTTATTTTCTTTCATGGTTTATGAATATGCCAATTGTCAGTTACCATGTTGCtcataaccctaaccctaactcatTTGTCTCTGATATTGGTTTTTACAATTGACTAAGATGCTATCTTAAGCCAGTGGTCTTGGCGTAGGGCTCAAATAAGTTGTTTCAGTCTCAGTGCCAGAGGATTTTTCTGCAAGAgacattataatatatatttgctttattttttccttgAAAACCATATAACCTTGCCTCAATATAACCTTAAAGTAAATCATAAACCAtaaattaagcataatatgGTCCCTTTAAAATAATTGTCAACTGCTTATTCACTGTGATTTTGAGCTAATGTTATTTGTGTCTGTATGAATAAATCTAAGAAGAAACTCTCTTTGCTTTGAGAAACTCTTAGGTGGCAAAGATGCTTTGGATCATGAGCTGTTTATTTCCTTCTTCATGCTCATGTTAATTTGGTTTCAGGGACTTGTAGGTGTTATCTGGCAAAATATAATCTGGTCTTTCTGTTCATGACTGTTACCAGtatttgcatctgtttttacatatataaaacatatctTGACTGTAGACTTTAACAACTAAACGTCTATCTCTAATGGACAACATTCTGCAGTCATCCACCTTAGTTTTCATATGTGGTCATGGAGTAATGAGGGAACAGGGATCtgttagaagaagaaagagacacagtgaggcTTTTTTGTATTACTGTATCAATGTCATCCCTGCTAAATCTAGTTGTGCTTGTTTGGCATCAGTACTGCTGTTGAATCATGCTGAGTCATGTTGCCATAACAGTCCTGTTTTGTATGAGCTTGTaagtttttgtcctttttaaaaaaaaaattaccagGTACTTCCCAACTAACATAAAAATGTAGTGATGTTACTAAATTAACATCAATCAAAACTAAGTttgagtattaacaaatataatgtgcctaaaataataataaaaaaaaaagcgaaTTGGAGTCAGGCATTAACAtacttagaaaaaaaaattgtttgaGAGTGTGGACTACAGCTGCTTTGcctgacaaaaaacactcaaactttttgagttcgctcagcacaagaagaagatgcttatgtGACAGACAGGGGATTGATTGTAAAGATTTATGGCCATaggtagaaaggatctcttGTGGTGTTCTGTGGAGCACGtcattcagccaaagactgatCAACATGAAGTGCTCTACAGAATGCCACACGAGATCCTTTTTACTTGTGGCATCATCCTAATCCTCAATCAAAGTACGTtgaaggaaacatcatgatttgggcctgctgcatcagggcctggccagcttgcagtgactgaAGGGCAGTGtatcaaaaattcttcaggatgATGTGAGAATCTCTGTAGGTCAAATGAAACCAAATACACAACAGAATaccttcagaaaaacaaaacctgccCTTTGGTGTGGCCAAGTCATATCCCAGACCTGCTATGGAATGGctttaagagagccacaaacagacaacacaatGGGACAGTGCTAAAGCAGTTTTGGGGGTAAAATTCCACCTAAACAATGTACAGGCCTAGTGCCCTTATCACTTGAAAGAGATAAGGATGTGTAACTACGTCATTGTTTGCCAGCAAGTTTAAGATTATTACTTATTTTGTTGTACTACACCCAGTGCCCAAAAAAGTTCAGGGTAAACAAGACAATATATGTCTTGTTTACAATCCTAATTCCATCTTCATAATGTAAagattatttattgttgaattcttcattttaaaatttattttttaaaacattttaaaattcttttctCATAACACATGCAGTGTGAATTATGTAATTGAAGATGGCTTACATTCCCAAAATATATTAGTTGTTAGACACACACTTCCTCTACAGATGTAAACATGCTTTAATTTATCCAAAATCTATAAATACCAACATGTTATCTTGATCTATATTAAGGCACACATGACTGCATTCAGCTGTTTATTTCTCAGACAGTATGACATCCACACAGAGGTGGCCAGAGTGGGGCTGGGCACTTTTACAACTGTTGTTAGTGACATCCTTCTCTCAGGCAGAGGAACTTGTTTGCAGGCAGAGAAGTGATCCTGAGAAGCCTCAGCTGTCTAAAGATGGTGACATTATCTTGGGGGGAATCTTTGCTTTCCATAGTAGCTGGAAAGATAGACAGGATACCTATacacacaaaccagaaaccCTGGAATGCATTGggtaaataataatgtataaaaaatcagatttaatttagtttggAGAAAAtgtgtacaaacacaaaatagGTATATGTGTTTACCAAGTTTAGTATAATGTCAAAAGGAATATtacctgttttgtttgttaatataTTCAAATGCTTACATTTACAAgtgaatttttatttagtttttgttgtatttaaaaatgtatttacaaatctattattaatataaatctcTTTAAAACTGTGTACATCAAGTCTGAATTTCAGAGATTTTCAGACTGCCCAGGCTATGGTTTATGCCATAGAGGAGATTAATAACAGCACAGACCTACTACCTGGCATCTCTCTGggatataaaatgtatgatacTTGTGACTCCAATGCTAGAGGTGTGAGAGTTGCACTGGCGTTGACTAATGGCAATGAAGTTGAATCTGCACCTTCAAAAGCTCCATGTACCAGACCTGCACAAGTGCAGGCAATACTGGGAGACACCTCTTCTTCTACTTGCATGGCTGTAGCTACTGTGATTGGACCCTTTTATATTCCTCAGGTGGGTAAGATCAGTAGACTTAAAATTCAATTTGTAAAAGTTTAATAAATTGTAAGGTTTTGTTCTGGTTAATAAGAGCAATGTGACTTTgtgaatgttttaaattttaaattactGTTATGGAggatcatttatattttagatcaGTCCCTTCGCAACATGTGCTTGTCTCAGTGACAAAACCAAGTACCCATCCTTCCTCAGAACTATACCCAGTGACTATTATCAGAGCAGAGCTCTGGCTCAGTTGGTCAAGCACTTTGGTTGGACTTGGGTTGGAGCTATTAGAACCAATGATGATTATGGCAATAATGGTATGGCTATATTCACAGAAATTGCACAGCAGCTGGGAATCTGTCTGGAGTATTCTGTATCTTTCTTTAGAACAGATCcaccaaacaaaatacagaagatAATTGACATTATCAAGATTTCCACTTCAAAAGTGATTGTTGCTTTCCTTTCTTATTTGGACATGGATGTGCTAATGAGTAAGTTGTCTAGTCACAATCTGGCTGGGTACCAGTGGGTAGGCAGTGAGGCCTGGATTTTTGATTCCCAAACTGCAGAAATGGATAAACACCACATTCTCGATGGTGCCATAGGCCTATTCATCCCTAAAGCACATGTCAGTGGGATGAGAGAGTTTATGTTAAATGTGAAGCCACTCAATTTGCCAGATAATAACATGTTAATAGAGTTCTGGGAGGCATTATTTAGCTGTAAGTTTAACCAGTCAAATCCATCAGCAGAGAATAAAAGAGAATGTACTGGACAAGAAGATCTGAGTGAATTGCAACCCAGCTTCATTGATATGTCACTTATGCCGATATTCAACAATATCTATAAAGGAGTGTATGCCGTGGCTCATGCACTTCACAGTATTCTTGCCTATAATGAAACATATAACCACAAGATGCAGCTAGATCCATTCACGGTGagtgaataattaaatataCTTACTTTGGTTTTCCATGAATTTGAAGATAGCATACAAGAAATATAGTAATAATGAATCAAAACCTGCACAATCTCTgtcatatcattttattttttcacatcaTATAATAGATTTTACAgcacttaaaaaatgtttacttcaaaacaaaggaaggagatgaagtttactttaatgagaATGGAGACCCACCAGCAAAGTATGAAATTATAAACTGGCAGCCAACAGAAAATGGTGTTGTGGACTTTGTCACAGTTGGTCTTTATGAtgcatctttacctgcagacaaacagctgagtcTGAAAAATAATTCTATAATTTGGACACAGAAGTCAAAACAGGTAAGCTATCGTTTGATCACtataataatttattacagtataaTGATCTATCTCATAGTGATGTTGGTCATGTAGGTTCCTgtgtcagtttgcagtgagaaatGTCCCCCAGGAACTCGTAAAGTTCTCCAGAAAGGAAagcctgtctgctgctatgactgtataagatgtgcagagggagaaataagcAACACTACAGGTctagtaatatttatttaggttttgCATTTcagagaacaagaaaacaaacatataatatgttttggtttatttgaaCGGGAAAGCACTTCTTTTCAACTTATCAGAAAATAACATTGAAAGGCAGaatttacagtttacaaatttaactttgaaacacacactgtcatgaTATATCTGtagacagtgaaacaaaactaaaccaaacaattttaagcaaacaaaaaaaagacgTATGCTGTATGTAATAAACCTGTTTAACAtctcatatttaaaatgaatgaatcaataatTATTGTAGcatgacactgaaataaaattctTAGCAAGTCTAAGCTTGCTTTATTATAATTTGACAGATTCTATCACCTGTGTGCATTGTCAGCCTGAATTCTGGCCAACTGAGAGAAGAGATGCCTGTGTAAAGAAGGAGGCAGAGTTTCTATCATATGAAGAAATTATGGGagcactgctcactgcagcatctttatttggaacatgcatgactgctgttgtagcattcatcttcttcagatacaggaaaactcctattgtcagggccaacaactctgagctgagcttcctgctgctcttctccctcactctgtgtttcctgtgttctctgacctttatcggccgaccctctgagtggtcctgcatgctgagacacacagcattcggcatcacctttgtcctctgtatctcttgtgttctggggaaaactatggtggtgttaatggccttcagggcttcacttccaggcagtaatgtgatgaaatggtttggaccaacacagcagagactcagtgttctggctttcactctcatccaggttgtaatatgtatcctctggttaacaatttctcctccttttccatttaagaactttaaagaaatcaaagacaaaatcatcttaGAATGTGCTCTGGGTTCAACTGTGGGATTTTGGGCTGTACTTGGGTACATAGGCCTTctggcctctttctgtttcattcttgcttttttggctcggaaactacctgataacttcaatgaggccaaatttatcaccttcagcatgttgatcttctgtgcagtgtggatcacttttattccagcttatgctagctctcctgggaagttcagtgttgctgtagagatatttgctattctggCCTCTAGTTTTGGactgttaatttgtatttttattccaaaatgttatattatcttactgagaccagagaataatacaaaaaagaaCATGATGGGGAAAGTGGGGCAGAAGACCTtctgaaatattacaaaatatatttaaaataggaattttaattaaaattcaaatttttGCACAGTAATGAAACACACTTTCAGATGCCTCTATTATCTATAGTCTAAATTTGTGACATAATATCTGGAGATtgtatttcaattttttttccagtgtaatATACAATATTCTGTATGTAATAATGACGTACGTAAGATTTACATCTAGTTTGTGCATTGCACATGCAATCACTAAATAAAAATCTTCTCTTTTGCAATcaatctgtctgtgtcttttcctttttgtgaCATTAACATAGAcatatgttgtgttttggaaaaaaaatccaaacattttagaaaatttaaatgaaaagtagtAGTGATGTTATATATATCTATAACTGAGGGCAATAACATTTCAGAAATGCTGCCTATAGAAACCATTGTTATACGTGCTCTGTTCTGCCCTACAGAACTGGAGACCAAAGGAAAAAGTGATGATAACTGCAGCAAAACTGATACTCCACTACTTCTTTTGTGCCTAAAACATATGCCATAACACTGTCACATTATTTGGTTTTCCACTGTGATATTTGATCTGTGGTACACCTCTTGTCACTGATTCACAAAGCAATCCTATAGGTTGTATCAAGGGATAAGGACAAAAAGGGATAAGGACAAAAACCATTACTTTTTGTAATGACaaaaagttatattttacattaaaaagaatGTATTAAATCTAGAATGTTATCAAAGATTTTGTATATGTTATGTTGGCAGAAATGTTCAGGTGAGTACTTTGAATTCTTGCAGTGgcagacaaacaaagaaaaactaaaggCAAAAGTTAAGTTCAGAGTCAAATGTCTGTGGTAAAGTCAGACAAATAGAGGCAAATAGAGCCAGAGTACAATAAACAAGCTGAGAGAGCAGGAATTTTGAGCAAATtacttaataataatgtaaaaaattcAAACTTGTTTCACACTATTTGCActtactgtatttcattttattgtggaACAATTACTGGGTAATTCTTTAGTAATTAGCGAGCTATAATTATCTAGTTTAGACAAAATACTCCATCTCCAGTGTTAAGTTCTGTCTCCAGCGCCAGGATGATGTTCGTATAAATCTCAGGTCTCATCTGTTTCTATAGAGGACACCTCTTTCTTTCTGGAGGATCTAAGATCAGAGCATGTGATGTTGCATTACTAGACAATGGCCACATGTTAGGCCAACCACTGGTTATGTAGTCACACAACATCTGCCTACCTACCTGTTTTACTTCAACACTGTAATAGACATATGACATCCCGAACCTGACTGCCTCTTTCAGGGTTTCAGTGTGATCTCATACTTCATTTTCATGGAATAACTAATAAACTGTACTGATCGCTCATGTCTatattgaacacacccattaaacatacaatatcatggtggaaaaagtgaaacGCTACTTCCCTGATGTCACTAAACACCGAGTGCAAACCTACAGTCCAATCAATAATACAAGGATGGAGGTGTGTTTTTAAGCTACTTTAACCCAGTGGCAGTTTGTTCTTTACAAACTGCATCATCTGATTTCAGCCatatcacacaaaaaaagatcTTAGAATACCAGTAATCTAGATTGACTTGAATGTAGCTGCAAAGGATTAAAGAGTAATCTCAAAGGGTTTCAATTTTCATCAGACCACAAATTGATTTTTAGAAAAAATGCACTCCAAAGTCACAATACAGAATGCTCACTGAGGTGAAAAATAACTATAATGTAACAGCTAGAGACTCAATATAGTCATTGGAGTGGGTTAACATCTCTGTTCACAAGTCTTTAAGTCTGAAGATTCTTTAAGTTGACCTGTTCTTCAGAACTGATGAACACTTCTAGATCTAGGGTTAAACATCCTCAAGAACCTAAAGCAAGTCTAAGCCACTCAACAGCAATTTGGAGTTGTATTTTCAACAGTCTAACCACCACATGGGCTTGTAAGCTTTTGAACTGTTGACAATTGAGCTCAACAGATGACTTGCTTGACCATTCCTCGACCTTCTGACACCATGTGTTGTTCCTGGCTTAAAGAACAGCAATTATGCAGGTCTGCCACTTGTGGTTCTTTGAGTTTCTAAATGTTGGATGGGAGGTAGAGCcgtctattatttattttcagatttgagAGGCAGAAATCTCTCTACCTTTAagacaaagtttaaaaaattatttttgataaaACCAATAGTCAgagctggctcaggtgactGTGGTGCATCTCT
It encodes:
- the LOC113166373 gene encoding extracellular calcium-sensing receptor-like; protein product: MVYAIEEINNSTDLLPGISLGYKMYDTCDSNARGVRVALALTNGNEVESAPSKAPCTRPAQVQAILGDTSSSTCMAVATVIGPFYIPQISPFATCACLSDKTKYPSFLRTIPSDYYQSRALAQLVKHFGWTWVGAIRTNDDYGNNGMAIFTEIAQQLGICLEYSVSFFRTDPPNKIQKIIDIIKISTSKVIVAFLSYLDMDVLMSKLSSHNLAGYQWVGSEAWIFDSQTAEMDKHHILDGAIGLFIPKAHVSGMREFMLNVKPLNLPDNNMLIEFWEALFSCKFNQSNPSAENKRECTGQEDLSELQPSFIDMSLMPIFNNIYKGVYAVAHALHSILAYNETYNHKMQLDPFTILQHLKNVYFKTKEGDEVYFNENGDPPAKYEIINWQPTENGVVDFVTVGLYDASLPADKQLSLKNNSIIWTQKSKQVPVSVCSEKCPPGTRKVLQKGKPVCCYDCIRCAEGEISNTTDSITCVHCQPEFWPTERRDACVKKEAEFLSYEEIMGALLTAASLFGTCMTAVVAFIFFRYRKTPIVRANNSELSFLLLFSLTLCFLCSLTFIGRPSEWSCMLRHTAFGITFVLCISCVLGKTMVVLMAFRASLPGSNVMKWFGPTQQRLSVLAFTLIQVVICILWLTISPPFPFKNFKEIKDKIILECALGSTVGFWAVLGYIGLLASFCFILAFLARKLPDNFNEAKFITFSMLIFCAVWITFIPAYASSPGKFSVAVEIFAILASSFGLLICIFIPKCYIILLRPENNTKKNMMGKVGQKTF